From a single Lineus longissimus chromosome 16, tnLinLong1.2, whole genome shotgun sequence genomic region:
- the LOC135500504 gene encoding multiple coagulation factor deficiency protein 2 homolog, with amino-acid sequence MDRSALTPIFLATLAVVLLGRSCFGDEHAHQLGNMADIKDTEHMQKHLDEEGVKANAKDMSVDEEIFYYFTLHDFDNSSTIDGLEIYQARLHTLAADEKAEINQTFKDKAAADVDSTLKKYDQNNDGHLDYVEYKIIYNIPTE; translated from the exons ATGGACCGGAGTGCCTTAACACCAATATTCCTCGCGACTCTCGCAGTTGTCTTACTCGGCAGGAGCTGCTTCGGCGATGAACATGCACACCAACTCGGCAATATGGCGGATATAAAAGATACTGA GCACATGCAGAAACATCTTGATGAGGAGGGCGTAAAGGCAAATGCAAAAGATATGTCAGTGGATGAAGAGATCTTCTATTATTTTAC ACTTCACGATTTCGACAATAGCAGCACAATTGATGGTCTTGAGATATATCAGGCTCGTTTACACACGCTGGCCGCGGATGAGAAAGCGGAAATTAACCAAACGTTCAAAGATAAAGCTGCCG CGGACGTCGACTCTACTTTGaaaaaatatgaccaaaatAACGACGGTCACCTCGATTACGTTGAGTATAAAATAATCTACAATATCCCCACAGAGTAA
- the LOC135500505 gene encoding multiple coagulation factor deficiency protein 2 homolog, which yields MDTDRITTICLMSFAAILLGSCCFGHDHAHKLGDKAVVQDAQHMQEHLDDEGVKANATNMSYDEQIFYYFKLHDYDNSSTIDGLELYKAQMHMVDKDEKLTQALKDDVVEEIDKALKQYDFNNDGLIDYIEYKHAYFES from the exons ATGGATACGGACAGAATAACTACGATATGCCTCATGTCATTCGCCGCCATCTTGCTTGGAAGTTGCTGCTTCGGGCACGACCATGCTCACAAACTTGGTGACAAGGCAGTAGTCCAAGATGCCCA GCATATGCAGGAGCATCTTGATGATGAGGGTGTGAAGGCGAATGCTACAAATATGTCATATGATGAACAGATCTTCTATTACTTTAA ACTCCATGATTATGACAACAGTAGCACCATAGATGGTCTGGAACTTTATAAGGCCCAAATGCACATGGTGGACAAGGATGAAAAACTGACCCAGGCACTCAAGGATGATGTTGTGG aagaAATCGATAAAGCGTTAAAACAGTACGATTTCAACAATGACGGGCTAATAGACTACATAGAGTACAAGCATGCCTATTTCGAATCATAA